The following are encoded together in the Lathyrus oleraceus cultivar Zhongwan6 chromosome 3, CAAS_Psat_ZW6_1.0, whole genome shotgun sequence genome:
- the LOC127132457 gene encoding eukaryotic translation initiation factor 3 subunit D, with amino-acid sequence MPTATFDLGAVPFNPDGWGPLESTADDTNVPFAPFSRSDKLGRIADWTRNFNNPTRSKNPADSAFDFTSDASFPSFADDDSSFRLVDGKPPPRPKFGPKWRFQRQLQLPQRRDEEVEAKKREAEKERARRDRHYQNRSNPSNHRRELFKSSVDIQPEWNMHDQIPFSTFTKLSFTVSEPEDLLLCGAVESYDRTHDRIAPKNERRLERFKNRNFFKVTTTDDPVIRRLANEDKATVFATDAILSTLMCAPRSVYSWDIVVQRVGNKLFFDKRDGSQLDLLSVHETSQEPLPEAKDDINSAHSLSVEASYINQNFSQQVLIRDGKKVTFDEPNPFANEGEEVASVGYRYRRWKLDNDMYLVARCEVHSVVDVNNQRSFLTLNALNEFDPKYSGVDWRQKLETQRGAVLATELKNNANKLAKWTAQALLASADMMKLGYVSRIHPRDHFNHVILAVVGYKPKDFAAQINLNPTNMWGIVKSIVDLCMKLNEGKYVLVKDPSKPQVRIYEVPADAFENDYVEEPIPEEEQVQPHADGADDADGVEAAAASTNDGEDKKVEDQA; translated from the coding sequence ATGCCTACTGCAACCTTCGACCTAGGAGCCGTTCCCTTCAACCCCGACGGATGGGGCCCACTCGAATCCACCGCCGATGACACCAACGTCCCCTTCGCTCCATTCTCCCGTTCCGATAAGCTAGGCCGGATCGCCGATTGGACTCGCAACTTCAACAACCCGACCCGATCCAAAAACCCAGCCGACTCCGCCTTCGACTTCACCTCCGACGCTTCATTCCCTTCCTTTGCCGACGATGACTCATCTTTCCGATTAGTCGACGGTAAGCCTCCACCGCGTCCCAAATTCGGACCAAAATGGCGCTTCCAGCGTCAGCTTCAGCTTCCTCAGCGCCGCGACGAGGAAGTCGAAGCTAAGAAGCGTGAAGCTGAGAAAGAAAGAGCTCGTCGCGATCGACATTATCAGAATCGTTCAAACCCTAGCAACCATCGCCGTGAGCTTTTTAAGTCATCGGTTGATATTCAACCGGAATGGAATATGCACGACCAGATCCCTTTCTCCACTTTCACCAAACTATCATTCACCGTCTCTGAGCCTGAGGATCTCCTCCTCTGCGGCGCGGTCGAGAGTTACGATCGGACTCATGATCGAATCGCTCCGAAAAATGAACGTCGTCTTGAGAGGTTCAAGAATCGTAACTTCTTCAAAGTTACCACCACTGATGATCCTGTTATCCGGAGGCTCGCGAATGAAGATAAAGCCACGGTTTTCGCTACTGATGCTATTTTGTCTACTCTCATGTGCGCTCCTAGGTCTGTTTACTCCTGGGATATTGTTGTTCAGCGAGTTGGGAATAAGCTTTTCTTTGATAAGCGCGATGGGTCGCAGTTGGATTTGCTTTCTGTTCATGAGACCTCTCAGGAGCCATTGCCTGAGGCGAAAGATGATATTAACTCGGCTCATTCGCTTAGTGTGGAGGCTTCTTATATCAATCAGAATTTCTCTCAGCAAGTTTTGATTAGGGATGGGAAAAAGGTTACTTTTGATGAGCCTAATCCTTTTGCTAATGAAGGTGAAGAGGTTGCTTCTGTTGGTTATAGGTATAGAAGGTGGAAGCTTGATAATGATATGTATCTTGTTGCTAGGTGTGAGGTGCATAGTGTTGTTGATGTCAATAACCAGAGGTCTTTCCTTACTTTGAATGCATTGAATGAGTTTGATCCGAAGTATTCTGGTGTTGATTGGAGGCAGAAGTTGGAGACACAAAGAGGTGCTGTTTTGGCTACTGAACTCAAGAACAATGCTAACAAGTTGGCTAAGTGGACTGCACAGGCTCTTTTGGCGAGTGCTGATATGATGAAGTTGGGATATGTTTCTCGGATTCATCCCCGTGATCATTTTAACCATGTGATATTGGCTGTTGTTGGATATAAACCCAAGGATTTTGCTGCACAGATTAATTTGAATCCGACCAATATGTGGGGAATTGTGAAGTCTATCGTGGACTTGTGCATGAAATTGAATGAGGGGAAATATGTTCTCGTGAAGGATCCATCTAAGCCCCAGGTTAGGATTTATGAGGTTCCAGCGGATGCATTTGAGAATGACTATGTGGAGGAGCCAATACCTGAAGAGGAGCAAGTTCAACCACATGCAGATGGTGCTGATGATGCTGATGGCGTAGAGGCAGCTGCGGCTAGTACCAATGATGGGGAAGATAAGAAGGTTGAAGATCAAGCTTAA